A part of Paenarthrobacter sp. A20 genomic DNA contains:
- a CDS encoding FAD-dependent oxidoreductase produces the protein MQVDVVVVGGGAMGSAAAWQLARSGRSVVLLEQFEAGHHIGASHGATRNFNTAYAEADYLDLLAESKTLWDELAAENGAPLLDLVGLANHGNRPRLKEVREAHEARGIESYFISAEEAANRWLGMNFATDVLFVPGSGRIRSADALAALRKSAEAHGAVFKYSTPVRDIRVDGAESVVVVTEETEYTANRVVVTAGAWTPKLIGKLTDLPALVVTQEQPAHFTPTDNTFVWPSFNHSPDPDPNNEAYEYWYSPVYGMLTPGEGVKAGWHGVGPVMDPDERTFEPIPHQMEALVRYAEEWLPGVDPSTAVPISCTYTTTPNEDFVLDRFGPLVVGAGFSGHGFKFTPAIGRVLKDIVDGGLAPERFHADR, from the coding sequence TCGCCCGCTCGGGCCGCTCGGTGGTCCTGTTGGAGCAGTTTGAGGCCGGGCACCATATCGGCGCTTCGCACGGCGCCACCCGCAATTTCAACACCGCCTACGCCGAGGCCGACTACCTGGACCTCCTGGCCGAATCCAAGACCCTCTGGGACGAACTGGCTGCCGAGAACGGCGCGCCGCTGCTGGACCTGGTGGGGTTGGCGAACCATGGCAACCGCCCCCGTTTGAAAGAAGTCCGCGAGGCCCACGAGGCACGCGGCATCGAGAGCTACTTCATCTCCGCCGAAGAGGCCGCCAACCGCTGGCTGGGCATGAACTTCGCCACCGATGTCCTCTTCGTGCCGGGTTCAGGCCGGATCCGTTCCGCCGACGCACTGGCGGCGCTCCGCAAATCCGCCGAGGCCCACGGTGCGGTCTTCAAGTACTCGACGCCGGTCCGCGACATCCGCGTCGACGGCGCCGAATCGGTGGTGGTGGTGACCGAGGAGACCGAATACACGGCCAATCGGGTGGTGGTCACCGCCGGAGCCTGGACCCCCAAGCTCATCGGCAAGCTCACGGACCTGCCCGCGTTGGTGGTCACCCAGGAGCAGCCGGCCCACTTCACGCCGACGGACAACACCTTCGTGTGGCCGAGCTTCAACCACAGCCCGGACCCCGATCCCAACAACGAAGCCTACGAGTACTGGTACAGCCCGGTTTACGGCATGCTCACCCCGGGCGAAGGCGTGAAGGCCGGCTGGCATGGCGTCGGCCCCGTCATGGACCCCGACGAGCGCACGTTCGAGCCCATCCCCCACCAGATGGAAGCGCTGGTGCGGTACGCAGAAGAGTGGCTTCCCGGCGTCGACCCTTCCACCGCGGTTCCCATCAGCTGCACCTACACCACCACGCCCAACGAGGACTTCGTCCTGGACCGTTTCGGTCCCCTGGTGGTGGGCGCCGGGTTCTCGGGTCACGGATTCAAGTTCACCCCGGCGATTGGCCGGGTGCTGAAAGACATCGTCGACGGCGGCTTGGCACCGGAGCGGTTCCACGCGGACCGCTAG